The DNA region taaccccctaaccccctaaccccctaaccccctaaccccctaaccccctaaccccctaaccccctaaccccctaacccctAAGTTTACGTCATGGTCCATGATGTGAAGATATATTAACTTCCATCTTGTTGGTGGGAGCCTCTCAACGTCAGAAAAAGTCATTCGCATCTCGTTTCGTCTATTCATTGTTCGTCCTTTCATTCATTCGGCTGCCATCCTCTGTACTTATCATTAATTGATTTCCTTTGTACACCCTCTtaaggaaaagaaggagaaagatgtGTAAACAAGTCACCTGCCCGAACGATGGTAAACCCACTTGGTGGGGTTGCGGTgggtcttcttcattttccctctcccctctCCCCTCTCCCGTCCGTCTCCACCCCCACTTACCGACCAATTCACGGCGTCCGCTGACAATACTAAAAAAGGCAAGCACGTCGAACAAACCCTCGCCTCCATTCCCCCTTCCGATCGGTGCGACTGTCCTCATGAGCCTGCTAGCGTTCCGGGGATGTACGAAGTCAAGAAAAACGGGCCTCCTGAGGGGGTGCAGTTGAGAGTTGGGAGGGCTGGCGCGGATGCGGAGAAGTAAAGCGGTTGGGTTGATGGGAAGAGCAGTGGGCAGGGGGGATGAAGGAGTGTCGATCTGTCAAGGGAGAATACATTGGATGGGTGGGTGAGTGGGGTTCTCGTCGGGTCTGCGGACTGTTTTCGAGTAAATTATCAAATCATGGAACCTTGAAACCATCAAAATATGGAACCATGAACATGAATCTATGAAAAGGGTTTATACTACAGTCGCTGCAGGATGAGGTTCTTTTGTTGCTGAACTGATTATGGCCACTTGACAATGAGGGACATGGAGACGAACGTATAGTACATACATaagggaagatgagggtcATAATACGCAAAAATAACCATCTATAACTCGACAACCCCACAAATTAACCCGACAcccactccttctccttagCATCTTtactcttccatctcttgccCCTGCCTCTCGTCCGTGTTCACCCCCTCCAAAAAACTAGTCCaatcatctccctctccctctcccttccaaTTCTCCAAACCCATCTCTTCCgtcctcccttcctttgTAAGCAACACCTCCCCATGAGGGGATACACGGATATGTCGCAGGAGATCGATGTGTGAATGGTCGATAGAAGGCGGGTTGGGGGAATTGAGCCATGAGTGGATGAGAAGGGTCGTTGGGGGATGGGTTAGGTCTGGGACCTCTACGATTTAGGAGAGAGGGTTAGCAAGTGGTTCGGGAGAGAGtgaaaaaggggaagatggtaACAAATAGAAgttgggagatggattgCAGTTGAGTAGATTGCAAGGGAACGACAAGACAAAAACGAAGACGCAACGAGCGAAGAGTCACGATTGGGGCCAAATAGATCGAAAGATTCACTCTTATTGGGAACCCTCCCTCGTTATCTGGAGAATTCTGCGCAGACGACGCAGCCCCCGTAGACACCTCGTATCtctcagaagaagaggaggtaaAAACCGAAGTTATGGGCACGACGATCTCTTCCAAAGCTGGACCGCATTCGAAAATGCAAAACATCCAATGTGTATGATACACCAGACCCGGAAACCAGTCGACCCAGGAAACGTTCGAAAAAGATGCAGAAAATCAAGGGATCCAAAACCCAAATCCGGGAAAATAGCGAATAGAAAAGAAGACCCACCCATTCCAGTCTCATACTCTCCagcttcccttttcttgacctcttccaaatccaacAACTCCTTCGGCTTTGGTCTCCCCGGTCTCCGTTCTCGTATAAGCTCTTCAATGCGGGGATCGTGTCGTTTGAGGTACACTTCCGTGATGAGTGCTttgagggaagggagagtaAGCGGGTtaggggaggagagggagtggatgaagaagagaggccGTTGGACTGTGTGAGAACGAGCGACCGAATGAAGATGGGTAAAGAAAGCGAgcaagaggaaagaggtacACGTATGTCGAGCGAGAAGTGGGGATGTGGATGGAAATAACAGTCGACGACAAATATGTAAATCAATCAACATGCCGACTCATCGCAAAATCCATCCCGAGACGTACCCTTCGCAGCAACATGATCTTTTCTCGCCTTGTTATTCCCTTTGAGCTTCTCGACCCTCAGCTGGACCCGCGTAAGCTGGGCGGCCTTTCTTGATCCTGGATGGAggccttcctttcctttgaTTGTCTTTTTTGTGATCTTCCTGTTGTTGGGCATCCTGACGAGTACGAGTATACGATTACAATGTATGTGCAAGAGAAAGTGCGGTAGTTGGGATTGCGAAAATACTCTCGCGGTGGAGGCCAATTACGTAACACCATACATAGAAGATAGAACCACGACGACGGCCGAAAACCGTCTTTTCCGCATACACTCTTCACCTGCCATAACATCCATTTCCTATATCCACCACAGAAAAAAATACAAAAAACGACCGCCACGGCTATCCATCTCAGTCAGGCCGATAACCACCTTCGCATCCCGCCATGCGCGTACCCCATACCCTCCAAAAACTGAATAATGTCAGGTTAAAAAACCATATCTACACGTACGTCCCTTCAAAAGGTTTCATTGTCTAATCGAATGTCGCTGACTCGTCATACAGAGGCTCTTTTTCCAACCTGCACATATCTGCAAGGAGGAGCAACTGGACCAAAAAGAGTGACAGCTATCACCCCTTTCCACTCCCATCAGCTATCAACGCTatccctccttcacccATTTCCCAACTGCCGTTCCCTACCAGCCCTTTACGCGGCTCATGGTCCCAAACGCCTACCTCATCTGCCTCGGCTGCCTCACTTGGTCAGCTTCAGAAACTTCTTCAACCATACTCTGGTGAAATGCCTGAACCAATCAGCGCCAACACCACTGGCGGAATGTTGAGCATGCAACATGCCGAAGCTGTTTGGCTCCTCTACTCAAGCCTTCCACAAGCATACCGCCGAacctttcctctctctgtCCTCCATCAAACATTTCGCCAAGTCGTCCCTCGATACTCGGATATCAAAACCCACATTGGCAACCCACGTACCCGTAACCCGAGTGTCATTAGAGAACATCGAAGAAAAGTTAGGAAGTTGGCAGCGGAGTGGgagatgaggttgagggtTGTCGCTGGGGATATCCTTGCCCCCAGGCGAAATAGTACgagacaagaaggagaaaagaagaaagaagagttgCGTACCCCTGGAGTGCTCACGGGTGGTCTTCGGAAACTTTCAATATTAGGCGACAAAACGGGTTGCGAATCGATTCTCCTCGAGCTCAAATCCCGCtttcccccttccccttcttctagCGACTCCGCTTCCTCGTCACTCCCCACGgtttcttcctccgaatGGCGAACCCTTTACGACTACTCCCTCCGCTCAATCGTCCGCTGGCTCTCACTCAACATTTACCGTGCTCCCACAGCCCAAGGCGAGATTCTTTCCGCTATCTCCTCCCTTAAACGTCTTATCAGCGGTATGCAATCCCAAGGTGTCCCCGCCGGTGAACAAACGGCTCTGGTCCTCCTCGATGCTGGAAGATACGCATCTTCCCCTGCCGCTGTCCAGGATCAAAAAGTGAGGGAAGGGTTTGAAGATCTTACGAGGGTGATTCTGGAAGGAGGCTATGGAATTAAGAGGAGGGATGTGGGGGGATTGGGGttgggatgggaaggatTGAAAGTGGAGTTACCGACGCAAGTGAAATTGGCGGTGATTGAGATGATGGGCCGGGAAGGAAATCTGTGGGGGATGATCACAGCTTTTGAGAGGATGTACCCCGACCTTCCGGTTCCCTCTCTAGCCTCCGCGTCAGCCATcacttccacctccactaTGATGGCTACCACTGCCTCTGTGGTGGGAGAGCTCCAAGAAAACGTGATGGAGGCGGAAGCGACGACGGCAAAGTTGACCCCGGAAGAAGTAATAGAAGAGGAGATCCCGACGTTGAGCAGTATGATGGCCAGAGAACGGGCTGCAAGAGCTGGGAGGGATTGGTTAGGTCGGGCTCGTCACTCTGACGCAGACATCTCCGCCTCGACATCTGTATACATGGCAGAATCAACAGAATCAACAGAAACTATGGAGCTCGAACCACCTTCTCGTCGTCCCTTTTCAGCATATTTACCATCTATCCCCAtgcctctctctcttcttccctcctcctccgaACCAGCCCGCGCTTGCACCAACTTGACCGCCTTTGACGACGCCAACGCAATCCCACCCGACTACATGATCAAAACCATGCTTCACTACATCTATGTCCATCGTCATCCCGACCCTGACGCTATGTTTCACGGCGAACGAGGACGACAAAATGtgagagagatggggtTGTACGTGTGTAGAGCAGGATTGAGATTTGCAGCTTTGGAGCAAGTCCGATGGTTAAGCCAAGTCGtcgcttctttctcttcttctactcccgcttccacttcctctcACCCCATCGCCAACCCCAGGCCCAAAATCACTCAACCGAGAATCCATCCCAACCCGCTTTGGTTCAACACCACTCTCCGGATtgtcctctcttcctctggccggaagaagaaggctatCGCTAAAACAGGGGTGTTGAGGGACGAGATTGAAGAACTTGAGAGGcggttggaagaggagattggggTTTTGGAAATGTTGAGGACCAGCGGAGCGGACGTCGCGAACGTCGTGAGCGCGAGCGCCAGTGGGGATGAGAACTCTGTGGATACGTCAGAGGGCCAGCCAAACGACAGAGTCACTTCCACAGCCTCCTTCGCCCCAAACAGTCACATCAACATTGACATCCCAGCCCACCTCGAATCCCTCCAAACCAAACTTGACCAACTGGCGAGcctgaaagaagaaatccAGCATAGGCAGGAAATGGTCCTCGCGGTAAAGCGCAGAGCGAAAGATAGGGCCGCTGAAGCTCAAGCTGCTGAGGCCGCCGCCGAAGCTCAGAGTTTAATCGAAGCTCGGGCTGATGAGACTGAGGCCGCTGCGACTGAGAGTGAGATGGAGACGCAAATGAaaatgaaggaaaaggagaagcggcaaggaaaggaagTGGATGTGAGTGGGGTAGCGCTTGCGTAGAACGGAGACGATGGGCATggttggaaaggaagaaagggagagtGGGAACCAGACGAGAAGCaagagcagaagaaggaatgagagaatggagggaagaggcaCGAGGGGAACTTTTTGGTGTTAGAAAAGGGCAAAATCAATGCTTCTATCTCGCATAAGGGTGTATAGAGATGTATCGTATATCGAATATCGTGCTTCTTGATCGTATTTCTACATGTTGATGACTCTTTCATTGTTTTGACTTGGCTCTGTATTGTTTCGTCTCGTCATTTCCGCCTTTGCTCCATACACAATGACGACCCATCCGTAAAAGGAGCATGGGCCGTTTTAATGAATGAAGAGGTATGGAGGTTTATTTGGGTTCGCCTCCTTGGATCGCCACCAGACCTTTTTACGTTTGTCCGTCGTTATCTTTCTACTGCTGAATTGCCCTGGAGCTAGCAGAAGGAGCCGAAGTTGTAGATGATTATGTAAAGAGAGGATAATCTTGGTCAACAAAGATTGAGAGTTAAGTGCGAAGTGTGAATAATTGGCATGTTGGTAACAAAGTCTATCTACTCGGTCTCATCTACATtttccatccccatccgTACATATCTATGTACAGCGGACTCGGTCAGACCCACGTTTGAGCCCAAGCGTCTACTATCAGCTCTTGGAAGAGAGGCCCACGATGAAGAGCAGTGATGAAATTCCGGGGGCGTTCAAAAAGACCGAAAGCGTATGGTTGCTCCATGGTGCGCGAAACAGACGGCCATCTTCAATCAGCTCTGCTAGCCACGACTGGGAGGGCAAATTCTAAATCCTCCacattcctcctcctccgtgGTGGTGACCTCCTTGATTAAGTGTTGGGCAGCTGTCATCTGTTTGATCACCCCTGACATAGTTTTGGCGTCATATTTTTGTAGCTGACTACGGAGTACATGGACCAGACATGGATAACTTTTTACCCTGCATTCGTTCCCCCTCATTGACATCTTCACACTGATGCTCCCAAAGTCTTTTGATAAGGGAGTGATCATCGGGTATAGATCCATGCCGGAAAGGACGCTCCCTGCAGGTGCAAAGAGGAATATTTTGTCTGGCCTGTAGGTTACTCCAATATCCCACTGATTGGTCGCTGCCAAATGATGGTCAGGTTCCTCAGGGGATTGCGGGAAGGAGCGAGGGTAGAGTGGAAGAACTGTGGGGGGGAAGACGCGACGACGGGCTGCTCGCGTGATATCTTGGATGGGACATGATTACTGACTGCCACGTGGGTGTATACTACTACGGTCTGTTAATTACTTCGTTTTTTACCGCTCCTATCCACGACTCACGGGAATAACCTTGGAAGGCAGGGAAAGGCCGGGAATGTGGCGCGGGGGGCAGCGGGGAGAGTGgcggagagagggagaggagaatggGGGGGAGTAGGGCGGGACAGGGATGGGGGAGCACGGTGGAAGATTCGGGAAGGCGAGTAAAGGATGGGAGTGGGAAGACAGATCGAGTGGCGAGAACGTGGCAAGGCTGGAATAAACGGCCCAAGCGCATCTGCGGTGTGTCTAGTGTGCCTCGTGCCGAGCGAGAACAAACGCATCAAGGAACACAGATCAAGGAACATAGACCACAGGAACCAAACATACCCACTTACTATCAAAGTCGAGTTGTAATCAGATTAGAAAAATCGTATGCGCATATCCCAAGGCGATTAGGAAAGTGCCAATATTATTAATTACCTTGGACGGTGCGGCCTCCAGcgtcatctccacctcccccTCTCTTTTCACTCTCCACTTCCTTTCTCTATCCACACCTCCATTCACACACATCCAAACCTGCCAATCGCATAGTCGCGTCGCATCAAATGAATAGGCtccattcctcctccaacatGAACAGAAATGGTTGGACGACGGAGGGGAAAGAGCGGCAAAATTGGTCAATTCTTTGAGCGGATACCTCTGTATTGTGAGTTCCACGTATTCCCTTCAAGAGAGCTGCCACTGACTCAGCCCCATCATCAGTTAGTTATCTCATCTTGACTTCAGTATGGCTTCTATTCATGCTCTTTATAACCCTCGGCGAGGTACTCATCAAGCGGCGCCAGATCGGTCGATTCCTCGAGCAGTACGTCCTAATCTATAATAGCGTTTACTTTTAGGAAAGTGTATAATATCAAACTGACGCTGAGTAAAGGGTAATCACTTTTAACAccctgctcttcttcaccgtcTTGTCGCTTATCACCACATCCCTTCGATCGCCTGGCAGTCCTGACCAAACGTTCGCTCCAACCTCGTACGTTCCAGGTTTTAGTTTGGTCCGGCAAAGGCAAGAACGAAAGCAACATCTTTCAAAGAACAATCACTTGCCTGTTCGACCTCCCATAGGTAAGTCCAAGCTCAAAATAAACATCAAGACCGAACCACCGCCCTCCCTCAAATTCCTACGTAATCCCCAATGGGTTTCCTCACGTCTCCACAAAGATCGCCcctcacctcttcccctttttAAGAACCAATCTTACCCATCTATACCGTCTACTGCTgattctcctccttctgaGAATGAAAAAGGTAGCTGTGAAAGTAATAATATGGGGTGGAGCGACTTGGGATCAGAGTCGGAATTGGAATCGGATTACTCCCCTTTCCCGCTTAGCCTCAGCTCACGAAACAGCGATCGGGATAAGGATGTAGAAAGGAATGGAGATGGCGGAGAACGTGACCCACTTTTGatccttgaagaagggcgtGTCCCTGCGCATGCAGACATGAGCGAAAAGGTTGACTCTccaacatcaacatcaacctcaacaCCAGCGATAGATACCAGTGGTAAGATCCAGCCGCGGTGGTGTAAACGGTGCGACGCCTGGAAACCCGATCGGACACATCACTGTAGGCACTGCCATCGTTGCGTTCTCAAAAGTAAGTAATTTCTCCCCAtacccttttttttcccattATCAAGTTGCGGATAGCTGATGTTCGATATCTGTCATAGTGGACCACCATTGTCCCTGGGTAGGGACATGTGTTGGGTATCGTAACTGTACGTCCCATTTTTGCCCCTTCCCACATCCCTTCCCTGTTTTTAGCGCCTCTCGCTGATCTCTCCTTACCCTCCCTCTCACTCAATGACAACAGACAaacccttcctcctcttcatcacatACGGCACCCTCCTCGCTATTTACACCACTTTCGAAACCGGATACGAAGTGTATCTCTatttctttcatcctcttgaTCATCCGCTACCGTCACATCTGGGCgatctttcctccccttctcccctccccGCGCCCGTCTCTCTGCAGCTCGGACCAGCAGTAAGCATAATGCTCCTCACCATGGGTATAttcatcaccttctccgTCGGGGGACTGGCATGTTTCCATTGGTGGTTAGCTTCGTACGTGTTTTCTCCCCTCCCGCCACGAGACGATTAACCCTGACAACGTTTTGCTCACTTTTATGCTGTCACTCTTCAGAAAAAATATGACAACCCTCGAATCCATCACCCATTCATACCCCACTTCCCTCTTatcttcccttccatccaacCACAACACGTCACTTTCCTCTCCCCCCGCAACTGCGCCGAATCTGTCATACAAACAACGCCAATCTCTCTCCCGAAGAGCACAAGAAATAAACGTCTACGACCTCGGGTGGAGACGTAATCTGAAACAAGTTTTCTTTGGTGGTCATAATAGACATCGTGATCGCGGGCCCGATCTTGGTGATGGAGGTCGGtgtgaagatgaggataaGAGGGTGACGATAGGGATGGTATTAGGAGCGATGTGGCCGACTAAAATCGGGTACGATCAGTATGTCTATTTtccccctttttccttcccctttcccctttctcctctACCT from Cryptococcus neoformans var. neoformans B-3501A chromosome 4, whole genome shotgun sequence includes:
- a CDS encoding hypothetical protein (Match to ESTs gb|CF191349.1|CF191349, gb|CF191348.1|CF191348), whose protein sequence is MPNNRKITKKTIKGKEGLHPGSRKAAQLTRVQLRVEKLKGNNKARKDHVAAKVQRPLFFIHSLSSPNPLTLPSLKALITEVYLKRHDPRIEELIRERRPGRPKPKELLDLEEVKKREAGEYETGMEVPDLTHPPTTLLIHSWLNSPNPPSIDHSHIDLLRHIRVSPHGEVLLTKEGRTEEMGLENWKGEGEGDDWTSFLEGVNTDERQGQEMEE
- a CDS encoding hypothetical protein (HMMPfam hit to zf-DHHC, DHHC zinc finger domain, score: 113.2, E(): 6.2e-31) translates to MVGRRRGKSGKIGQFFERIPLYFSYLILTSVWLLFMLFITLGEVLIKRRQIGRFLEQVITFNTLLFFTVLSLITTSLRSPGSPDQTFAPTSYVPGFSLVRQRQERKQHLSKNNHLPVRPPIGKSKLKINIKTEPPPSLKFLRNPQWVSSRLHKDRPSPLPLFKNQSYPSIPSTADSPPSENEKGSCESNNMGWSDLGSESELESDYSPFPLSLSSRNSDRDKDVERNGDGGERDPLLILEEGRVPAHADMSEKVDSPTSTSTSTPAIDTSGKIQPRWCKRCDAWKPDRTHHCRHCHRCVLKMDHHCPWVGTCVGYRNYKPFLLFITYGTLLAIYTTFETGYEVYLYFFHPLDHPLPSHLGDLSSPSPLPAPVSLQLGPAVSIMLLTMGIFITFSVGGLACFHWWLASKNMTTLESITHSYPTSLLSSLPSNHNTSLSSPPATAPNLSYKQRQSLSRRAQEINVYDLGWRRNLKQVFFGGHNRHRDRGPDLGDGGRCEDEDKRVTIGMVLGAMWPTKIGYDQSDPIAGSGYDFPYDPCALERLKTLTEKLRSSTLTFDDGDACDPCDREDGGEGTSDVGSGCENEEDEYHDEENANGFGGKKAKYEAMDEKLTMPDPDKVDTSRRKKRLAVPMKNHERGVKWFEV